One genomic region from Anguilla rostrata isolate EN2019 chromosome 2, ASM1855537v3, whole genome shotgun sequence encodes:
- the pheta2 gene encoding sesquipedalian-1 yields MKLHAKILTHYLSCSSPVDKEGYLYKKGERNTSYQKRWFTLKGNLLFYKDRPGDRDLIGVIVLEGCSVQLCESEEQFAFSLVFSGTGLRTYKLAAEDQQSQESWIKALLSANHSFLSLLVRDLETQYEEIRRETLASDTYQHSTVIGPDADKLAQSLISMNSGPSSLNPRPAVREGRSYSTNYLLQAPPTSTKPVTKKSPKLWPKRNAHVTPIIGPVPPLGEWPLVGSGPFKNFGELHEHYGKEVKELRADWLQKKLEEEGKLEGDLIDFG; encoded by the exons ATGAAGCTCCATGCGAAGATCCTGACCCACTACTTGTCATGCAGCTCACCTGTTGATAAAGAGGGTTATCTGTATAAGAAG GGAGAAAGGAACACTTCTTATCAGAAGCGTTGGTTCACACTGAAGGGCAACCTTCTGTTCTACAAAGATCGCCCAGGGGACCGTGACCTGATTGGAGTGATTGTTCTAGAAGGATGCTCAgtccagctgtgtgaatctgAGGAGCAGTTTGCTTTTTCGCTGGTGTTCAGCGGGACAGGCCTCAGGACCTATAAGCTTGCGGCTGAAGACCAGCAGAGTCAGGAGAGCTGGATCAAAGCCCtgctttcagccaatcacagcttcCTGTCCTTGCTGGTGAGAGACCTGGAGACACAGTATGAAG AAATTAGAAGAGAAACCTTAGCCAGTGATACCTATCAGCACTCCACTGTAATTGGTCCAGACGCTGATAAACTGGCCCAATCCCTGATTTCCATGAACTCAGGCCCCTCCTCCCTAAATCCCAGGCCAGCAGTGAGGGAGGGACGAAGCTATAGCACAAATTACTTGCTACAAGCCCCTCCTACTTCTACCAAGCCTGTTACTAAGAAGTCTCCAAAACTCTGGCCTAAGAGAAATGCCCATGTCACACCTATAATTGGCCCTGTCCCACCTCTTGGGGAATGGCCCTTAGTGGGGTCTGGACCCTTTAAGAATTTTGGTGAACTGCATGAGCACTATGGAAAGGAAGTGAAGGAGctgagagctgattggctgcagaagAAGCTGGAAGAGGAGGGTAAGCTAGAGGGTGATCTAATTGATTTTGGGTGA
- the LOC135247988 gene encoding uncharacterized protein LOC135247988 → MEDRNVGKEWPGHGTCWSEMELKIDEPQKSSLPVKQWMIGADQQSLKSKVDRFSEIVRSPVQCLRTHDDVSSPNIDFAFQNTTLYSIKDDFNDNTHKRHPSEEKPRDSTSSQTKVLDKHTKTENDSENVIFPQSGVRQDCKGYEQVTLFSESETIEAAVHRLQNCISNTEFQFSSVPVESLTKISLPHFPSVSHGSSLDSNVLSPELHNEVSPSSKCNSHPFSPGCTQVLSAELLWFCSPMEKNVEGLTEMCTVESLLHDREKDFGKGRNMEGVKDLPIQTNAEEEERSLPAYSASAAPLPGLPPITPVDSSCPSYPSSAEGVEESRSREDCEAGFSFTSVMPGEALQTQHKVLHSPGSHYMKGPNPGKTEEGGAGIMSARRSVKPEVKTVEKFRVGLNLRKGAKEKKAKEMTGERVRGPLIVTRPKTRGRIPTAVPELLIKVPYSSLDSTRKVESKTQNKATWMSCKCGAVSETESGREMEKDMKSPEQFVAAPVIGTNITGTLFNKSALDLTNNCDYSCLIRSDDKTKVSRARRSKTMDNVGCGLNSSVNARSNRKGKALSEVELGSSAIVDDCMWSSKHSTTQSAKTTGCIEREEKEGEINNMFGVKELTKRPELGVKSRGHQFYQNRKRIIEIQSVGNSQFSDVQVSQSEMTGESLGNETSGQRNKFQRGMMLQRGNDGFVKDAKEEGSHEDTGNEVAKGDEDGILCSRDFQREWVSEQDTKNVGKTYLKEACKIRPVSIQGKGRCQNNTSSKSNTVSPKTQGLIQSTDNKPSNILLESDVDCKNVIQEFTQISLPMPADTRPLIPDHWSGKSVSMQNNKEANEEGGTTPILSIHSMDTLPKSKKRKSSRKAGTHRRKDRYSRTGKDTPMVVKEQQRKDNLVKISGSSPLRSYLKRRHSYPEINPLPGGPRPTLMLASSPLGRLPCSDLPRHSSVKRARRHTVCSLEVEREIAPLCLRKEVYPVGSGRLCGSHCPNVTSSPKTLASCFLASPLAFLSSKRQNGSGNIACSCGSSHNVTSSSSCSFATPTPSCPATSSVCHPLFPANTSSVPTVHQTSASVSSFCSVPSLRIDEHKLKQDDAEQNSCFRLELDVQERCEEKSLSDSEIKMESMKQRERGKVSQIKIRKSLPKPPTNLTPMGLPKPVRLKKKEFSLEEIYTNKNFHEPPDGRLETIFEVPISGRDGSVSVASQRRIKRFVEFPEAGMPRKPRRPVIRSGVSRKAVESSNLARTRRGGYDRTKEGGILTLQDIEAILCSKLEQLDTWIALDEDGLSV, encoded by the exons ATGGAGGACAGAAATGTTGGAAAGGAGTGGCCTGGACATGGTACTTGCTGGTCGGAAATGGAACTCAAAATTGATGAGCCCCAAAAAAGTTCCCTTCCTGTGAAGCAGTGGATGATCGGTGCAGATCAACAGTCATTAAAATCAAAAGTGGACCGCTTCTCTGAAATTGTTAGAAGTCCAGTTCAATGCCTGAGAACCCATGATGATGTCTCTTCTCCCAATATTGACTTTGCTTTCCAGAATACCACTTTGTATTCCATCAAAGATGACTTCAACGACAACACTCACAAAAGGCATCCTTCAGAGGAAAAACCTAGGGATTCCACTTCGTCTCAGACTAAGGTTCttgacaaacacacaaaaactgaaaatgattctgaaaatgtcatttttcctcAGAGTGGGGTAAGGCAAGACTGTAAAGGTTATGAACAAGTAACATTGTTCAGTGAAAGTGAGACAATTGAAGCAGCAGTTCACAGGCTACAGAATTGCATTTCTAACACAGAATTTCAGTTCAGCTCTGTTCCAGTTGAATCTCTGACTAAGATCTCCCTTCCGCACTTCCCCAGTGTCAGCCATGGATCTAGTTTGGACTCAAATGTTCTGTCACCTGAACTTCATAATGAAGTATCACCTTCCTCCAAATGCAACTCTCACCCATTCTCACCTGGATGTACCCAGGTTTTGTCAGCAGAATTACTTTGGTTTTGTAGCcccatggaaaaaaatgttgaaggACTGACTGAAATGTGTACTGTAGAATCTTTGCTACATGACAGGGAGAAAGATTTTGGCAAAGGGAGAAACATGGAGGGTGTTAAAGATCTCCCTATCCAGACAaatgcagaggaggaggagagaagttTGCCAGCATATTCTGCCAGTGCTGCTCCACTGCCAGGCCTACCTCCCATCACCCCAGTAGACTCATCTTGTCCTTCTTATCCTTCATCTGCAGAAGGTGTTGAAGAATCTAGATCAAGAGAAGACTGTGAAGCAGGGTTCTCTTTCACTTCTGTAATGCCCGGAGAAGCTCTACAGACTCAACACAAAGTATTGCATTCACCAGGATCCCACTATATGAAGGGACCCAATCCTGGAAAAACTGAAGAGGGGGGAGCAGGTATCATGTCTGCAAGACGAAGTGTTAAGCCAGAGGTGAAAACCGTTGAGAAATTTAGAGTTGGATTAAATCTCAGAAAGGGAGctaaagagaaaaaagcaaagGAAATGACGGGTGAAAGGGTGAGAGGCCCATTGATTGTTACGAGACCAAAGACAAGGGGAAGGATACCAACAGCAGTCCCTGAGCTGCTTATCAAAGTTCCCTACAGCAGTCTTGATTCTACAAGGAAAGTTGAGAGTAAGACCCAAAACAAAGCCACTTGGATGTCTTGTAAGTGTGGGGCTGTCTCTGAAACTGAATCTGGtagagaaatggaaaaagatATGAAATCTCCTGAGCAATTTGTGGCAGCACCTGTAATAGGAACGAACATCACTGGGACTCTCTTCAATAAGTCAGCTCTGGATCTCACAAATAATTGTGATTACAGTTGCTTAATTAGAAGTGACGATAAAACCAAAGTAAGTCGGGCGAGGAGAAGTAAGACGATGGATAATGTCGGCTGCGGACTGAATAGTAGTGTTAATGCCCGTTCTAACAGAAAGGGCAAAGCTTTAAGTGAGGTAGAATTGGGATCATCAGCAATAGTGGATGATTGTATGTGGTCTTCAAAGCATTCTACGACTCAGTCTGCTAAGACAACAGGTTGCATAGAgcgggaagagaaagagggtgaaATTAATAATATGTTTGGTGTTAAAGAACTCACAAAAAGGCCTGAGCTAGGAGTCAAAAGcagaggacatcagttttatcAGAATAGAAAGAGGATAATAGAGATTCAGTCCGTGGGGAATTCACAGTTTTCAGATGTACAAGTTTCACAAAGTGAGATGACTGGAGAAAGTCTCGGAAATGAGACAAGTGGGCAGAGAAACAAGTTCCAAAGGGGGATGATGCTGCAGAGAGGAAATGATGGTTTTGTTAAGGATGCCAAAGAAGAGGGTAGTCATGAGGATACTGGCAATGAGGTTGCAAAGGGAGATGAGGACGGAATCCTTTGTTCCAGAGACTTCCAAAGAGAATGGGTATCTGAGCAAGATACTAAAAATGTTGGTAAGACCTACCTCAAAGAAGCATGTAAGATCAGGCCTGTATCCATCCAAGGGAAGGGAAGATGTCAAAACAATACCTCCAGCAAGAGCAACACAGTGTCACCCAAAACCCAAGGGCTGATTCAAAGCACTGATAATAAACCTTCAAACATACTTTTGGAGTCGGATGTagactgtaaaaatgtaattcaagaGTTTACACAAATTTCTTTGCCTATGCCAGCTGACACAAGACCCCTGATCCCAGATCATTGGTCAGGAAAGTCTGTATCAATGCAGAATAACAAAGAAGCTAATGAGGAAGGGGGAACAACTCCCATTTTGTCTATCCATTCTATGGATACTTTACCCAAgtctaaaaaaaggaaaagttcaAGAAAGGCAGGCACCCATAGAAGGAAGGACAGGTACAGCAGGACTGGGAAAGATACCCCCATGGTGGTGAAAGAACAACAGAGGAAGGATAATTTGGTGAAAATATCAGGTAGCAGTCCCCTACGATCCTACCTGAAGCGGAGGCACTCTTACCCCGAGATTAACCCTCTCCCTGGCGGCCCTCGGCCTACCCTCATGTTAGCTTCTTCACCACTTGGCAGACTGCCCTGTTCAGACCTTCCCCGTCATTCGTCAGTCAAGCGTGCTCGGCGTCACACTGTATGCAGCCTGGAAGTTGAAAGAGAAATTGCACCTCTATGTTTGCGCAAAGAAGTGTATCCTGTTGGGTCGGGAAGGCTGTGCGGAAGTCATTGCCCCAACGTAACTTCCTCTCCCAAAACCCTTGCCTCTTGTTTTTTGGCCAGCCCCCTGGCCTTCCTTTCTAGCAAGCGTCAAAATGGCAGTGGTAATATTGCCTGTAGTTGTGGTAGTAGTCATAACGTCACTTCATCTTCCTCCTGCAGTTTTgccactcccaccccctcctgtCCTGCTACCTCTTCAGTCTGTCATCCCCTATTCCCTGCCAACACTTCCAGTGTTCCCACCGTACACCAAACCTCTGCCTCGGTTTCTTCCTTCTGCAG tgTACCATCTCTGAGAATTGATGAACACAAGCTGAAGCAGGATGatgcagaacagaacagctgTTTCAGGCTGGAACTGGATGTCCAGGAGAGATGTGAAGAGAAGTCACTGTCAGACTCTGAAATAAAG ATGGAGAGTATGAAACAACGAGAACGTGGGAAAGTGTCACAGATTAAAATTAGAAAATCTCTCCCAAAACCACCAACCAATCTCACACCCATGGGGCTGCCAAAACCTGTCAG gTTAAAGAAGAAAGAGTTCAGTTTGGAGGAGATATACACCAACAAGAACTTTCATGAGCCTCCTGATGG GCGCCTAGAGACCATATTTGAGGTGCCAATTAGCGGACGTGATGGATCTGTGTCTGTAGCCAGCCAGCGAAGAATAAAACGTTTCGTAGAGTTTCCGGAGGCAGGCATGCCAAGAAAACCTAGGAGGCCTGTCATCAGAAGTGGAGTTTCACGGAAAGCTGTTGAAAGCTCAAATTTGGCCAGGACTCGTCGAGGGGGATACGATCGCACCAAAGAGGGTGGCATTCTAACTTTACAGGATATTGAGGCAATTCTTTGTTCCAAGCTTGAGCAGTTGGACACCTGGATTGCGTTGGATGAAGACGGTTTGTCAGTCTGA